The genomic window GCTGCTCATAAAATTGCTAAAGGCAATGGTGGTAAGTAATTACTAGTTCTCGCATACTTCGGGAAACTCTTGCGGATTTTTTATTCAGTATTTATTTATCTTTATAAAACAATGAGTTATTCAAATACTCAAAACAAAGTGTCTGTCTCAGCCCTAAAACCTGGTATTTACTTTGTAGAAGTATATTCAAACGGACAAAAAGAGGTTCTTAGATTTATAAATAAATAGTGTTATTTGTTGTTAGTCAGTATTTTATGTCGTAAGAAATTCCTTTTAATGAATTAAACTTTCAACGAGAAATTTCAACTTTTAACATAATAAGCTGTTAAACTTTACGAATTTGGTTTTAGTAAACACGATTTTTTTCTATCTTAGGGAATGAATTGAAACAATAGCCTATAGAGAAAAACTACTTTTTTGTTAAACCTAAAACTTAAAATTACCTATGGCGAGAGCAATGTTTGAGTACACCAAAACTGTACTTAAAAAGGTTAGTTTTGATGCGACATTATTCTGTAAGGAAGTGGAAAAAGCAGTTAAACGATTACTGCCTCACGAACTAGAAGAATTACGAATATTTATTCAGTCCCTAATCAATCAGAACCCAGATTTAAATCAATGTTTAATTTATTTAAAAGCATAAAAAAAAGCGACTCACGAGTCGCTTTTTTTATTTCGCTAAAGGGCTGATAATTTCAACATTACTAAAGGCAATAGCACCTCTTATAACAGAAGAAATCAAATCGTGCATAGCGTTAATAATTTGCATTTTTAGTTCACTCTTATGGTAAATTAAGCTTACCTCTCTTGCAGGTGACGGCTCAACAAAATGTTTTAAGTTGCTATTGTATTTGTCACTAATATCTTGCGTGTGTAAATAAGGTAAGAGCGTCATTCCCATACCTTCATTAGAGAGTTTTATTAAAGTTTCAATACTGCCACTTTCGAGTTGAAAGTGCTCATCGTCTTGGTCTTTAAAAGCTTTACACAGATTAAGAACACCTTCTCTAAAACAATGACCATCTTCAAGCAGTAACATATCTTCAATTTCAAGATCTGAAACTTCAATTTTCTTTTTGTCTCTTAGTCTATGATTTGTAGGAACATAGGCTACAAAAGGCTCATAATACAACGGTCGCTCTTTAATATTATCGCTTTCTAAAGGAGTGGCAGCAATAGCAGCGTCAATATGCCCATCATTAATTCTGGTAATAATTTCCTCTGTGGTAAGCTCTTCAATTTTAAGTTTTACTTTAGGATACTTTTTTATAAAATTATTTAAAAACATCGGTAAAAGTGTTGGCATTATTGTTGGGATAATACCAAGCCTAAATTCACCTCCGATAAATCCTTTTTGCTGATCCACAATATCCTGTATACGATCAGCTTCGTTAACAATATTCCTGGCCTGAAATACTATTTTTCTGCCCACTTCAGTGAGTTCAATAGGTTTTTTGCCTCTATCGAAAATTACGATATCTAATTCATCTTCAAGTTTCTGAATTTGAGTACTTAAAGTGGGTTGCGTTACAAAACACTTTTCTGCTGCTTTTGTAAAATTTTTGTGCTCAGC from Winogradskyella sp. MH6 includes these protein-coding regions:
- a CDS encoding T9SS type A sorting domain-containing protein yields the protein MSYSNTQNKVSVSALKPGIYFVEVYSNGQKEVLRFINK
- a CDS encoding LysR substrate-binding domain-containing protein; translation: MTITQLKYALAIAEHKNFTKAAEKCFVTQPTLSTQIQKLEDELDIVIFDRGKKPIELTEVGRKIVFQARNIVNEADRIQDIVDQQKGFIGGEFRLGIIPTIMPTLLPMFLNNFIKKYPKVKLKIEELTTEEIITRINDGHIDAAIAATPLESDNIKERPLYYEPFVAYVPTNHRLRDKKKIEVSDLEIEDMLLLEDGHCFREGVLNLCKAFKDQDDEHFQLESGSIETLIKLSNEGMGMTLLPYLHTQDISDKYNSNLKHFVEPSPAREVSLIYHKSELKMQIINAMHDLISSVIRGAIAFSNVEIISPLAK